The following are encoded in a window of Pontiella desulfatans genomic DNA:
- a CDS encoding RDD family protein: MISSDQGEFAGFWIRFVAFWIDCLAVWAVVMNLIWVARQGGVFLPVELSFFVFALIYWVALTGWRGQTLGKSACGLRVVSREGETAGFWRIVLREWVGKLVSIVPFLLGFFWIGFTRRKRAWHDCLSGTRVECILNQARRRRWAVSVLILLVSVYTVPRINMIWNHRAFIRDAQAASARPSENPVVDDVPTGDLSGWLAEHAQEPIPYLIDFASRHQVTVVGEYHGKKQALDLLNDSISDLYHKAGVRVIALECCQRSQDAKLDRLVTADTYDRDLMLEIARNVPWRSWGFKEHWDVLESVWRLNQSLPAGAEPLKVIGIFPSVDLIPFRLMTEGLREGQPWRVFRALKDFPEMIMHDSIYARQVERQAFDQGKRTLVWVGASHAWKCIQDQGRIAGKVKRTFRMGAMLHGRYGDQVGVILLHNSGTFPKIRKPVESSLKDLGKNQLAFDVASSPLASYTPKSGVVQPLTNSICGYIVVAPVRKIESCQWIEGYITPRMFGRDREFYEIACEPTVSDHHDVNRAMRNGQVNL; this comes from the coding sequence ATGATATCGAGTGATCAAGGAGAGTTTGCCGGGTTTTGGATTCGGTTTGTTGCGTTTTGGATCGACTGCCTTGCGGTGTGGGCCGTGGTGATGAATCTGATTTGGGTTGCCCGACAAGGCGGCGTATTTCTTCCCGTGGAGCTGTCATTTTTTGTTTTCGCACTGATTTATTGGGTGGCGCTGACCGGTTGGCGGGGGCAAACCCTCGGAAAGTCCGCATGCGGACTCCGGGTGGTTTCTCGCGAAGGAGAGACGGCGGGATTCTGGCGTATTGTTTTGCGCGAATGGGTCGGGAAGCTGGTTTCGATCGTTCCCTTCCTGCTGGGCTTTTTCTGGATCGGGTTTACACGACGCAAACGAGCCTGGCATGACTGCCTAAGCGGCACCCGGGTTGAATGTATTCTGAATCAGGCAAGACGCCGACGGTGGGCCGTGAGCGTTTTGATCCTGTTGGTTTCTGTTTATACGGTTCCTCGGATCAACATGATTTGGAATCATCGGGCCTTTATTCGGGATGCGCAGGCGGCATCGGCAAGACCATCCGAAAATCCCGTTGTGGACGATGTGCCGACCGGAGACCTGTCGGGCTGGCTTGCAGAACATGCGCAAGAGCCCATTCCGTATTTGATTGATTTTGCGAGCCGTCATCAGGTGACGGTGGTCGGGGAGTACCACGGCAAGAAACAGGCCCTCGACCTTCTCAATGATTCGATTTCCGATCTGTATCACAAGGCCGGCGTCCGGGTGATTGCGCTGGAATGCTGTCAGAGGTCGCAGGATGCCAAGCTTGACCGGTTGGTGACGGCGGACACTTATGACCGTGACCTGATGCTTGAGATCGCCCGCAACGTGCCCTGGAGATCGTGGGGATTCAAAGAACATTGGGATGTGCTGGAGAGTGTCTGGCGGCTGAATCAATCGCTTCCGGCAGGGGCGGAACCGTTGAAGGTGATTGGTATCTTTCCGTCGGTTGACCTCATTCCATTCCGCCTGATGACGGAGGGGCTGAGGGAGGGCCAACCGTGGCGGGTGTTCCGGGCGCTGAAGGATTTTCCTGAAATGATCATGCACGATTCTATTTATGCCCGGCAGGTTGAACGGCAGGCTTTTGATCAGGGGAAAAGAACGCTGGTCTGGGTGGGTGCAAGTCATGCGTGGAAATGTATCCAGGATCAAGGTCGGATCGCCGGCAAGGTGAAGCGCACGTTCCGGATGGGGGCCATGCTGCACGGCCGGTATGGGGATCAGGTTGGCGTCATTCTGCTGCATAACTCAGGTACGTTTCCCAAAATCAGAAAACCCGTTGAATCCAGCCTGAAAGATCTCGGCAAGAATCAACTGGCCTTTGATGTCGCCAGCTCACCTCTTGCTTCATACACGCCTAAATCCGGGGTGGTTCAACCCCTGACGAATTCCATTTGCGGCTATATCGTGGTGGCTCCAGTTCGGAAGATTGAATCCTGTCAGTGGATAGAGGGCTACATCACACCGCGAATGTTTGGGCGCGATCGCGAATTCTATGAAATAGCCTGCGAGCCGACGGTGTCGGACCATCACGATGTGAACCGGGCAATGCGGAATGGACAGGTCAACCTTTAA
- a CDS encoding PH domain-containing protein yields MKGSIRLCGNGGLFSFTGLYRNKKLGNYRVFVNDLNRAVVLRFSKRTTVVTPDDPAAFVERVKQGCS; encoded by the coding sequence ATGAAGGGTTCGATCCGGCTCTGCGGAAACGGGGGTCTTTTCTCGTTCACCGGCCTCTATCGCAATAAGAAGTTGGGCAACTACCGCGTATTCGTCAATGACCTCAATCGTGCGGTCGTATTGCGCTTTTCAAAACGAACCACCGTGGTTACGCCTGATGATCCGGCGGCGTTTGTGGAAAGGGTGAAGCAAGGATGTTCGTAG
- a CDS encoding radical SAM protein, translated as MSKPYQYLFGPVPSRRLGRSLGVDLIPFKTCTLDCTFCQLGETPCAVNERGDYVPMPDVLAELFQWLEADGQADHITLAGSGEPTLHSHFGDVFRWVKEHTEIPSVLLTNGTMLHVPEVRENAALADKVKVTLSAWDETSFQQMHRPAQGVTFDLLLKGEQAFRKEYTGELSVEVFIVEGVNSQVSNARKMVEVVHSINPDRIDINTAVRPPADSGVKAATEEHLHVLAELFGPKASVTASFRKQGFQALEVSEDALLGLIKRHPASCSQLAKEFSLPEDRMFKMLRQMTGAGQLKEEQRDGEIYFFHRASST; from the coding sequence ATGTCGAAACCCTATCAATATTTGTTTGGCCCCGTGCCGTCGCGCCGTCTGGGGCGGTCGCTGGGTGTGGATCTGATTCCGTTCAAGACCTGTACGCTGGACTGCACCTTTTGCCAACTCGGCGAAACCCCGTGTGCCGTGAACGAGCGCGGCGACTATGTGCCGATGCCTGATGTGCTCGCCGAACTCTTCCAATGGTTGGAAGCCGACGGGCAGGCCGACCACATTACGCTGGCCGGTTCCGGCGAGCCGACGCTGCACAGTCATTTTGGCGATGTGTTTCGCTGGGTGAAAGAGCACACCGAAATTCCTTCGGTGTTGCTGACCAACGGAACGATGTTGCACGTTCCTGAAGTGCGCGAAAATGCAGCGCTGGCCGATAAGGTGAAAGTGACGCTCAGCGCGTGGGACGAAACCAGTTTCCAGCAAATGCACCGACCGGCACAGGGCGTGACGTTCGATCTGCTGCTGAAGGGCGAGCAAGCCTTTCGTAAGGAATATACCGGCGAGCTTTCGGTGGAGGTGTTTATTGTTGAAGGCGTCAATTCGCAGGTTTCCAATGCTCGGAAGATGGTCGAGGTGGTCCATTCGATCAACCCCGACCGGATTGATATTAATACCGCCGTGCGCCCGCCCGCCGACTCTGGTGTAAAGGCAGCAACGGAGGAACACCTTCATGTGCTGGCCGAACTGTTCGGTCCCAAAGCCTCGGTAACGGCCTCGTTCAGGAAGCAGGGTTTCCAGGCATTGGAAGTCAGCGAGGATGCCTTGCTGGGGCTGATCAAGCGTCACCCCGCGAGCTGCAGCCAACTGGCCAAAGAGTTCAGCCTGCCCGAAGACAGGATGTTCAAAATGCTCCGGCAGATGACGGGGGCCGGCCAGCTGAAAGAAGAACAGCGCGACGGAGAAATTTATTTCTTCCATCGTGCCTCATCCACATGA